A window of Litoribacterium kuwaitense genomic DNA:
CAACAAGCTCGGCATACTCCAGGGCTGGATCAATACTGGCGATTGCAGAGGCACGATTCGGATGGAGCTCATCAAAAGCACCCGCATATATCAACGCTTCTAAAGTTGAACGAGTCACCCATTTTTTAGGCATCCTCACAGCGAAGTCAAATAAACTTTGAAATGGCTGTTCAGCCCGCACTTCGAGTATAGCAGCCACAGCCTGACGGCCGACTTGCCTCACTTCAGTCAGTCCGATATATATGGTGTCCTCTTTACACGAATACGCCGCTTCGGCTTTGTTTACAAAGGGCGGCTGCACTGTTAGCTTCTTCCCTTTACACTCTTGCAAATAAGCACGGATTTTCTCCGTTTGTCCAGAAATCGAAGCAAGCAACTCTGTATAAAACGCCGCTGGATGATGAGCCTTTAAATAAGCCAACTGCATCGAAATCATCGTATAAGCTACGGCATGGCTTTTATTAAAACCATACTGAGCAAATTGTTCAATAAAACCAAATACACGTTCAGCCATCTGTTCTGTCAACCCTCTAGATTGACAGCCCTGAATAAATAATACCTTCGCTTCAGCCATTTCGTCTCGGTTTTTTTTACTGATCGCTCGTCTTAACAAATCAGCCTCACCTAGCGAAAAACCAGCAAGCTCGTGGGCAACAGCCATCACTTGCTCTTGATAAATAATCACGCCATGCGTACTTTCTAAGATGCGATCTAGCGCTGGGTGAGGCGCCTCCCATTTTTCCTGCTGCTTTTTGCGCTTGGCATATAATGGGATATATTTCATAGGTCCTGGACGATAAAGAGCACTAACAGCTACAGCATCTAGGAAACACGTCGGCTTGACTTCTTGGAGCGCTTTTTTCATTCCAGCTGATTCAAATTGGAAAATTCCGCTCGTATCACCAGCTGCAAGTAACTGTAGTGCCTGACTGTCCTCTAAAGGAATCATTTCTGAATGCACTCGCCTGCTGTCAGCGACTCTTTTTTTAATTCGCTCCATCAAGCTTAAATTACGAAGCCCGAGAAAGTCCATTTTTAACAGGCCTAGTTGTTCTAAATCATTCATATCGAACTGCGTGACATAAAGACCGTCATTGATTTGTTGTAAAGGGACAGACTCTAGAAGTGGTCTCGCATTCAAGACGATTCCGGCTGCATGAACGGAAGCGTGCCGTGGTAATCCTTCAATACGGCAAGCTACTTTCCAAATTCGCTGATGGCGCTCACTTTCATTCGTCCAGTTTCGTAATGCGTCGTTTGTCATCGCATTCTCTTGCAGACGTCGACTTGAATGAATCCAGCCACTTAACCGCTGAATGTCTCTTGTCGAGAGACCAAAAGCTTTGGCGACATCTCTTATTGCGGCTTTTGCCGCAAATGTGCCAAACGTGCCAATTTGCGCGGTATGCGCTGCGCCAAACCGTCGTTGAATGTAATGGATGACCTCATCTCTGCGATCGTCGGCAATGTCGATGTCAATATCAGGCATCGACAAACGTTCTGGGTTTAAAAAGCGTTCAAACAGCAACCCATAAGCTAATGGATCAACCTCAGTAATTCCTAGCGTATAAGCCACCATAGACCCAGCGGCTGATCCACGCCCTGGACCAACCGGAATACCCCTTTTCTTCGCAAATCGAACGATATCCCAAACAATAAGAAAATAATCAGCAAATCCTGTAGAAAATATGACTTCAAGTTCGTGCTGAAGACGTTGTTCAGCGGCCAGATGGTGCGCTTTATACCTTTTCTTTAACCCCGACCAGCATGCTTTTTCAAGATAAGCACGAGAGTTCGTTTCTACAGGTACAGGATAATTCGGCAACCGCCCTTCTGGAAAATGATATGATCCTGAACAAGCCGCAACGACAATTGCGGTATTTTCTAGCGCTTCAGGCCAATGCGAAAAATCAGCCTGTAACTCTTCGAAAGACGTGAGGTGATATTTTCCCTGCATCATAGGTAATTCATCGATCGGAACGCCTGCTCGAATCGCTTCAACTGTACGTAACGCTTCTTCATCATCTTGGTGAATGCACCTGACATCCCCTAGCGCAACGACATCAACACCGCTTTCCGCCATCATTTGCCGTAAACCATTTTCATAGTAACGAGCACTTCTCGCGTCGATCCCGAGCAGACACCTATCGGCAAACGCCTCAGACCATTGACGAATCACAGGTTGTACGAAGCTTACCTCCCCCATCTCGAGTGCTGCTTTTATTTTTTGAGATTGGACGGGGTAAACAGAGAATAGATCGTCACATTGCTCACAAAGCTGGGCAAATGAGAGCCGATCCTTTGATACATGATGAGCTATGTTCAATAGTTGCCGATACCCTTTGTCAGACTGAGCATACAGTAATATCGTTTCTTGCGGGGCGTCTGCAAAATCTACCTCTACCCTCATGCCAATGATCGGTTGAATACCATTTTTTCACAAAGCTTTACCCACTTGAATGCACCGTAAAGAGCGTTGTGATCCGTCAAGGCTGCTGCTTTCATTCCATAGCTCTTCATCGTATAAACGAGTTCCTCCAAGCCACACACACTGCGTAAAAAACTAAAACCACTTTGGACTTGTAGATGAATCATTGCTGGTCATCCTTTCATGCAAATCAAATGAGGACAGGCACATAACTACCATTGTTATTGAATACAGTGACATAAGGAGAGTAGAAGCTTAGGTGGCGTAGGAGGGAGACTTTTATGAAAGAAGAATTGTTTATTGTCACCTTTTTAAATTGTTATTTCGTTGCACTAGGCGTCATTTTAGGAGGTTCGCTTGTTGGTGGCATCAGCGCTTTTTTAACGGGTGCACCGCCGTACGAAACCATTGCACGCCTTTCACAAAGTCTAAAAATTTGGGGACTCGTTGCCGCCATCGGAGGAACGTTTGATGTCATTTCCACATTTGAACGCGGCATTTTTAATGGTGCACCAATCGATATATTCAAACAAACCTTATTGATCATTTCAGCCATGGCGGGTGCGCAAAGCGGAGCAAAGCTCATTCAATGGCTCACTCAAGGGAGCGCGATGTAATGCATATCCCGCCCTATTATAAAAAGCCGACATGGCAACAATTTTTAGCAGGCGCCGCTTTAGGTGCACTGGCTGGCTGGATCGTTTTTCTGTTTATTTATGGTGAAATACAAGAGCTTCAGTCAAAAAAATTAATCAGCAACGTGCTGAAATTCGCCATTTAAACCAACGCATCGATATTATGGAGGACGATTATAAAACACTCAATGAAAAAAATGAAAAACAATTAAAAATCCAGAAAATTACCATTGATTTTGCAGATGCGTCAAAGAGAGCCTATAAATCTTCAGCACACACGCTTCATACGCTTAGGCAAGCCGCTGAGGAAGAGCTGCAGCCCCTCTTAACAAAAAACATTGAAGAGGTAGCTGCCAATAGAGCGTTTGTCATTAAAGCCATTGAAAATAAAACCCATACGATTGATAAACAACCTTTCCATCTAAAAGTCCAAGAAATGTATCTATATACGACGCTCGAGCTCATTCTGCGCGTAGAAGAAGGACCTGCGCCTTAAAGTTTCGACGATGCCGCTAAACAAGCCTCTTTTATTTTTTCAACGACCTCATCTGCTTTTTCCCATGAGACAATCGATGCACCGGCAGCCAACGGGTGACCACCACCATCGTATTGGCGGGCAATCTGATTAATGACAGGCCCCTTTGATCTTAAACGTATTCGGATAATATTTTCCTCTTCAATAAAAAAGACCCACGCCCGAATACCAGCTACATTCCCTAATGTGCCAACTAGCTGAGACGCTTCCATAGGCGTTACGTTAAATGATTCGAGCATATCGGTCGAAAGACGAACTTGCGCCACGCCTTCAGGAGCAAGTGTGAACGTCTGTAAAATATGTCCTTGCAGTCTAAGGACATTTTCTTTTATTTCATAGAGCGACTCATAAAGAGCAGGACGGGAAAAAGAATATTGGACGAGTTCTGAAGCATATTGAAACGTTTTAGGCGAAGCGCTCGGAAACATAAACCGTCCTGTGTCGCCAACAATCCCTGCAAAAATAAGCTCCGCTGCTTTCACCGGAAGCGTTAACTCACCTTTATGAGCACTATACCACTCATAGACCATCTCACTCGTCGAGCTCGCCGACGTTTCAACCCAATTGACTTGTCCATACGGATCATCATTCGGATGATGATCGATTTTCACGACGACCTCACCCAATGCATACCGCTGATCGTCAACCCTTTCTTTGTTCGCTGTATCACACACAAGTACAAGTGACCCGGCGTAAAAATCGTCGGGAACATCATCCATCCGATAAAGAAACTTCAGCGAATCTACTTCCTGACCGACAACTCGAACTTGTTTTTCCGGAAAATTCGCTTGAATGATTTCAGCAAGACTACATTGCGAGCCATAAGCATCTGGATCTGGGCGAACGTGTCGATGAATAACAATTTTGCTGTAGTCTTTAATATAATCTAAAAGCTTATTCATAGCATGCATTCCTTTCGCCTATGTATTGTTTTTTGTGAAGGGACTGGTACAATATAAAATGAGATCTTATGGTACGGAGGTGCCTCATGTTTATTGCAGCAATGGTTTCATTGGCCATTCACGTATTTTTTAATGTCTCTGCTTCTCGTGCAGAAGAGCCTTATAAAAAAGGAAAGAATCGTGCCATTGCGAGGTTTTTCCTCGGCACATTTATCGGACTAGCGGGTATACATGCTTACATGACACTTGGCACGCAAATGGCACTCTTTGTTTGTATCATCTTCCTCGTATTTGCGGGAGCGAATATCGTCTCAGGGATTCGAATTTTTAAATACGTACGGTCAAGCCTCCAGCCCTCTGCCCAGTCAAAAGGCTGAGGCTTTTTTTATCTTGAATGCTCTAACAACTGCACGAACAAGAGCACTCTCCCGACGAGCGTACCATTAGACATACACTCCACATCCACCTTCGCCGTACGTCGACCCATTTCCATAACATTTGTTTTAAATTCAAGCAGTGCACCTAGCTGAGCTAACTGCACGAACAAAACGTTCATGCTTTCGACGACGAGCTCACTTTTTCTCTGTTCATTTAATGTTCGTGATGCCGTTTCAATCACAAGTGTCGTAAAGACACCATAAGACATAGTTCCGAGCGCATTCGTCATTTGCGGGGTCACTTCACACTCATACACTTTCTTTTGTTGCCTTCCGACAGGAACCGCTTGAAGCTGCGATGTGACCATATTATCTAGCGTTTCCCCGCTCGTTTGCGGATGTCGTTGTAGCATCTGTAACGCTTTCAAGACATCTTGCCGACTAATAATTCCTGACAGCCGTTGCATTTCATCAACGACAGGAACCATCTCAATTCCATTTAAAATCATCATTTGCGCAGCAGAGGCGACAGATGTGTTTTTGGAAATCGTATAGACCTGCTTTGACATCACTCTCTCAATCGGCTCAGCTGGCGCATGCCTTAAAACGTCGCTTGACGTCACCATGCCAGCGACTTTACCATGATGATCCACAACAGGATAGCGACTATGCTCGGTTTCCTTATTTTTGTCAAGCCAATCTTGCACAGTGCTATCAAAATAAAGAAAGTGGGTTTGCTCGAGCGCTGTTTTAATATCTTCAACGAGCACAATGTCTTTTTTAATCATTTGATCATAAATCGCCCGATTGATCATATCTGCTACGGTAAAAGTATCGTAATTGCTGGAAATGATGGGAAGCTTATACTCATCAGCAAGCTTTTTTACACTTTCTTCAGTATTAAAACCTCCAGTAATCAATACCGCAGCGCCTGCCTCCAGAGCTAAACGGTGTGCTTTAATTCGGTTACCTACAATAAGCAGGTTTCCAGCCCCAGTATAGCTCATCATCGCATCAAGCTGCATCGCTCCAATGACAAACTTATTTAACGTTTTATGGAGTCCTTCCTTACCGCCTAAAACTTGTCCATCAACAACATTAACAACCTCTGCGTACGTCAGCTCTTGAAAGCTTTTTCGATCTTTCTTTTCAATCCGGATTGTACCAACGCGCTCAATCGTACTGACGATGCCTTTGTTTTCTGCTTCTTTAATGGCACGATAAGCGGTACCATCGCTCACATCCATCGCTTTGGCTACACCGCGCACAGATATCTTC
This region includes:
- a CDS encoding DNA polymerase III subunit alpha; translation: MRVEVDFADAPQETILLYAQSDKGYRQLLNIAHHVSKDRLSFAQLCEQCDDLFSVYPVQSQKIKAALEMGEVSFVQPVIRQWSEAFADRCLLGIDARSARYYENGLRQMMAESGVDVVALGDVRCIHQDDEEALRTVEAIRAGVPIDELPMMQGKYHLTSFEELQADFSHWPEALENTAIVVAACSGSYHFPEGRLPNYPVPVETNSRAYLEKACWSGLKKRYKAHHLAAEQRLQHELEVIFSTGFADYFLIVWDIVRFAKKRGIPVGPGRGSAAGSMVAYTLGITEVDPLAYGLLFERFLNPERLSMPDIDIDIADDRRDEVIHYIQRRFGAAHTAQIGTFGTFAAKAAIRDVAKAFGLSTRDIQRLSGWIHSSRRLQENAMTNDALRNWTNESERHQRIWKVACRIEGLPRHASVHAAGIVLNARPLLESVPLQQINDGLYVTQFDMNDLEQLGLLKMDFLGLRNLSLMERIKKRVADSRRVHSEMIPLEDSQALQLLAAGDTSGIFQFESAGMKKALQEVKPTCFLDAVAVSALYRPGPMKYIPLYAKRKKQQEKWEAPHPALDRILESTHGVIIYQEQVMAVAHELAGFSLGEADLLRRAISKKNRDEMAEAKVLFIQGCQSRGLTEQMAERVFGFIEQFAQYGFNKSHAVAYTMISMQLAYLKAHHPAAFYTELLASISGQTEKIRAYLQECKGKKLTVQPPFVNKAEAAYSCKEDTIYIGLTEVRQVGRQAVAAILEVRAEQPFQSLFDFAVRMPKKWVTRSTLEALIYAGAFDELHPNRASAIASIDPALEYAELVGDGDDGLGLIIPPPNMQPAEPLSLQEQLEGELDVLGYYISGHPMDAYEDALASEKATVLSEVKNSVYRYVSTGGIVQNMRAIKTKKGEPMSFIVLSDATAEIEAVIFPDVYSQLQPMLKEGKALFVEGELEWRKGERQLIIKNARPLTMQPQSSATLYLRIGTEERSSLSLLKELLLKHKGQVAVFLYYVDEKRWLRLPSYLNTNASEDLLAHLRHLIGSENVALQLNRLKEEE
- a CDS encoding PHP domain-containing protein, with the translated sequence MIHLQVQSGFSFLRSVCGLEELVYTMKSYGMKAAALTDHNALYGAFKWVKLCEKMVFNRSLA
- a CDS encoding YtrH family sporulation protein, with translation MKEELFIVTFLNCYFVALGVILGGSLVGGISAFLTGAPPYETIARLSQSLKIWGLVAAIGGTFDVISTFERGIFNGAPIDIFKQTLLIISAMAGAQSGAKLIQWLTQGSAM
- a CDS encoding DHH family phosphoesterase; translation: MNKLLDYIKDYSKIVIHRHVRPDPDAYGSQCSLAEIIQANFPEKQVRVVGQEVDSLKFLYRMDDVPDDFYAGSLVLVCDTANKERVDDQRYALGEVVVKIDHHPNDDPYGQVNWVETSASSTSEMVYEWYSAHKGELTLPVKAAELIFAGIVGDTGRFMFPSASPKTFQYASELVQYSFSRPALYESLYEIKENVLRLQGHILQTFTLAPEGVAQVRLSTDMLESFNVTPMEASQLVGTLGNVAGIRAWVFFIEEENIIRIRLRSKGPVINQIARQYDGGGHPLAAGASIVSWEKADEVVEKIKEACLAASSKL
- a CDS encoding YtpI family protein; its protein translation is MFIAAMVSLAIHVFFNVSASRAEEPYKKGKNRAIARFFLGTFIGLAGIHAYMTLGTQMALFVCIIFLVFAGANIVSGIRIFKYVRSSLQPSAQSKG
- a CDS encoding DRTGG domain-containing protein; amino-acid sequence: MLTKHEKIIRYIDSLNIGQKISVRGVAKAMDVSDGTAYRAIKEAENKGIVSTIERVGTIRIEKKDRKSFQELTYAEVVNVVDGQVLGGKEGLHKTLNKFVIGAMQLDAMMSYTGAGNLLIVGNRIKAHRLALEAGAAVLITGGFNTEESVKKLADEYKLPIISSNYDTFTVADMINRAIYDQMIKKDIVLVEDIKTALEQTHFLYFDSTVQDWLDKNKETEHSRYPVVDHHGKVAGMVTSSDVLRHAPAEPIERVMSKQVYTISKNTSVASAAQMMILNGIEMVPVVDEMQRLSGIISRQDVLKALQMLQRHPQTSGETLDNMVTSQLQAVPVGRQQKKVYECEVTPQMTNALGTMSYGVFTTLVIETASRTLNEQRKSELVVESMNVLFVQLAQLGALLEFKTNVMEMGRRTAKVDVECMSNGTLVGRVLLFVQLLEHSR